Proteins found in one Crassostrea angulata isolate pt1a10 chromosome 3, ASM2561291v2, whole genome shotgun sequence genomic segment:
- the LOC128179042 gene encoding homeobox protein six1-like — MQAPMMDPYTYSVFSGRAGHGNGTHLGHFTESVPMLHEQTPTSSVGSPNPAMLPSFGFTQEQVACVCEVLQQGGNIDRLARFLWSLPACEHLHKNESVLKAKAVVAFHRGNFKELYKMLESNNFSPHNHPKLQALWLKAHYIEAEKLRGRPLGAVGKYRVRRKFPLPRTIWDGEETSYCFKEKSRTILREWYQHNPYPSPREKRELAEATGLTTTQVSNWFKNRRQRDRAAEQKDRDGSQGGSGIGQDIGSPGSDKDDLSDDGGMVQTKIEPQEINTTQAHSIYTDLQKAMPSGPYTGLIPNNSMTHSAVSNGSSVDHHSDLLDNYQTL, encoded by the exons tTTTTAGTGGAAGAGCCGGACACGGCAACGGCACCCATCTCGGCCACTTCACTGAGTCTGTGCCAATGTTGCACGAACAGACCCCCACATCCAGTGTGGGTTCCCCAAACCCCGCCATGCTTCCGTCCTTTGGATTTACACAAGAACAAGTAGCGTGCGTCTGTGAGGTTCTTCAGCAAGGAGGGAACATAGACAGACTAGCCCGGTTCCTGTGGTCACTTCCTGCCTGTGAACATCttcataaaaatgaaagtgTGCTTAAAGCGAAAGCCGTTGTGGCATTTCACCGCGGAAATTTCAAGGAACTCTATAAAATGTTAGAAAGCAATAACTTCTCGCCTCATAATCACCCAAAACTACAAGCACTGTGGCTCAAGGCGCATTACATTGAGGCTGAAAAACTCCGAGGGCGACCTTTAGGAGCCGTGGGAAAATACCGTGTTCGTAGGAAGTTCCCCCTCCCTAGAACCATATGGGATGGAGAGGAAACGAGTTACTGTTTCAAAGAGAAATCCAGAACTATTTTACGGGAGTGGTATCAACACAACCCTTACCCTTCTCCGAGAGAGAAGAGGGAGTTGGCTGAAGCAACGGGTCTAACTACAACACAGGTCAGCAACTGGTTCAAAAACAGGAGACAGAGAGACAGGGCCGCAGAGCAGAAAGATAG GGATGGTTCACAAGGCGGATCGGGCATTGGACAAGATATCGGATCACCCGGAAGTGATAAGGATGACCTCAGTGATGATGGCGGTATGGTTCAAACTAAAATTGAACCTCAGGAAATAAACACTACGCAAGCGCATTCGATATACACAGATCTCCAGAAGGCCATGCCCAGTGGTCCCTATACTGGCCTGATTCCAAACAATTCAATGACTCATTCGGCGGTGTCCAACGGTTCTTCCGTAGATCACCATAGCGACCTATTAGATAATTACCAGACTTTATGA